In the genome of Felis catus isolate Fca126 chromosome E1, F.catus_Fca126_mat1.0, whole genome shotgun sequence, the window GCCAGCCTGGCCCGAGGCTGTTATCTGACCGGCAGAGCCATTTGGTTAGCATCGATTGGCTTAGAGAGGAGCAGCTGGCAAGGCccgggcaggagggaggggatgcCTGGCCCTGTGCAGAGGGAGGGCGGGCTGTGGAGCCGGAAGGATGGGCCACATGGCTGACAAgtctctgaggctcagagagccccTAGGGACCTGCCTGGGGGCCTTGGGGGGATTCCAGCCCATGGGGCTGTCCCTGCGGGGGTGTCGACAGAGGTGGCCGCTTTGGTGCCAGCAGGTGGCAGACTCAGGTCAGGGGGAGGTCTGATGAGGTCTGACTCAGGTCAGATGAGGCTGCCCTGCCTGCCCCATGCAACTTGGAGCTCCTGGATTTGAGGTCAGGGGCGTGAGGCCTGCTCTCCCACCCTCTTCACCAGCTGTGTGGCCACTTCTCTGCGGGTGCCTCATTTCCTCTGCAGTGGTGTGGTAGTATGGGGCTTCCATGTAAAGAACCTGGTGCATGTTTAGGAGTGGGTCCTCATTGGTTAGCTCCCTTCCTGGGGGGGGGAAGCTGAGGACCCCTGCCATTCTAGACATTTCTAGACATCTGGCCTGGGACGGGAGCAGGGGTCCTGTCAGTGCTGGTTCCAATGGggacctctctggcctccccaggCCTGGGTTTCCCCAGCCTAGCAGGGCTGGTGTTACAGCTTCTTTGGGATCTCTGGCTACTTGGGGGCTGATTGAGGGGGACTGGGGTAAGATGTGGGCACACTGCCTGTTTCCAAACCTCAGTGCCTTTGTACACACTGTGCCTTCTTCCTGTTAtgcccttcccacccaccccgcTAGGTCCAGCCCCACAGGGACATGCATAAGCACATCTGGGGCTGCCGAATAGACTGGGTGAGGTGCTGACCATGCTCAGGCCACTCACCCGCTGCCCAGCAGGTGAAGGGTTTTGGGGTTTGGAGGAAGGAGAACTTGCAAACAATAGAATCTCTACTGTGTATCCTCTATACTGGCAGGGGAGCACAGGGCTTAGTGGAGGAGGTGGTGTAGGGGTGGCAGGGACTTTTCCTgagcttcttacacacacacacacacacacacacacacacccattagCACCTGCTCTGGGCCCCGGCACCTGGTCAGACTGCCTGGTATTGTGAGACCTCCTATCTGCTAATGAACCCAGGAGGACTCACCCCGGCTCATCCCCGGGCTCCTCCTTGCCCTATCACATTGGACATTCCAGGACTTGAGGCAAATATTGAAtggaggaaggaatgaatgaggCAGAGGAGCCTCAGGTGAGCtcagatgtgggggggggggggcaagagctTTGGGAGTCCGGGTGCATGCCCCTGGAGGAGAGCTGAAGGAGAAGAGCCTGAGGAAGGGGGAGCCCAGCCTGGCTTTCTTCAGCCCCCTCAGGCAGAGCAACCCCTGCCGCACCCAGGAGGGGGCTGAGGAAGCAGATGGGAGGGGGCGCAAGGCTCCTCCTCAGAGACTTACATGGCTGCTAATTTGCAGTCTTAAAATGCACGGCAAAGGCACCGGCCTCGGTGTTAGTACATTAATCAGGCAATCAGTGGGTTGGGGCTCCCACCAGCACACGGAGGGGGCACAGGAGAAGCTGTAGCTCCTGCCTGGAAAGAAACCCAGCAGGGTGATGATCCAGACCCGGGGCTCCCGCCGGCTCAGGCAGGGGTGCCAGAGGTGGGTGAGCTTGTCTGGGAGGGCTAGTCTGGGGCCTTGGAGATGTGACCAGCTTCCGGGGTGGAGAAGCAGACTCAGCTGAGACCCACCCCAGCACCCAGTGGAAGGGGGCAGGGGTAGTGCAAGGGCAGCTTCCCTGGCCTGGGTCCCTGGCATTTGGGCAGTACTGAAGGACGGAGAGCAGCTCCAAGCGTTGGCCGGGGCCCCTGCCTCCTTCTGGGACCCTCTGGGAGGAAGGGAATGGGTGGCTCCTGCCCTGGGTCCTGCATTTACCCAACACACCTGCCAAAGTGTGTTCACAAGCTGGCCGCTCTGCCCCGGCCTGGATTTTTGGGCATTGGCTTTTCCCCGAAATGGGGATCTCCACCTGGTTTCCCTGTACCCCAACATTCCCTGGGGCACCTGTCTAAGGAGAGGGTGTGGCTCTCCATGGGGTCCCCCAGCTTTTCTGGGGACATTTGAGAGAACCCCAGCCCAGGGGCCTCACAGAGACATAGCCACAACAGCAGGGAGAAGGGTCGTCTGCCCCCATCAGGTCAGGGGGCAGGAGAACCCCCTACGACCACACAGTAATTCTGAGGATCAGAGCATCGCGAGCAGAAGCACTTTGTAAACTTCATAAGCTGCACAAATGTCGAGTGGTATTAGTGCTGAGCCTGCCACAGCTTACCCCTGCCCCCACAGTGAGTGTCCCTCTGCTGCCAGACTTCAGGAAAAGCCTCTTTCTTTGCAGTcaaaccccccgcccccagggtcTGGTGTGGCAGTGTGTGTCCCACAACCACAGGTGCGTGGCCGTGGCCTGGTCCCTTTCAGCACAGTGAGCACTGTGATCGCCCCACCGAGCGGCAGGGCAGGGGCCGCTTCCCGGGGGCAGGGTCCCTGGGAGACAGCAGCCTGGCCACGGGTAAGGAGTGCGAGCTGAGAGTAGGGAAAGGGAGTGTCAGTCTCTGTGGAAGGTGCAGACAGTGTGAGTTGGGCCTTCATCTCAGCCCTGGCTTTCGGTGGCTCGAGGCATCGGGCAGGCTCCCCGAGAGTCAGCTGAAGCTTGGGGTCCAGGCTCCTGTCCCACCCTGTCCACACTCTTGCTTCCCTCTGCGGGGCTGGGACACCCCCTGCCAGACcaaggtggggagtgggggggcctGGAGGTCAGACCCGAGCCTCCACGTGGGGCAGGCTAGCATAGCGATCATCTCCTACCCacgttacagagagggaaactgaggctgcggAGGCACCAGCCTCAGGCTTAGCCTGCAGGCTGTGCAATGGTCGTGGTGACTGAAGACACTGCAGGAGCCACATGGAGTGCAGGAGCCCAGCCCAGGACGGTTCCTCACAGCTGCACTGCCACCGCCACCACTGCCACCGAGGTCATAATTGCTCTGAAATCGCAACCGAACCCAAttatgcaaaaacaaaattatatgcgATGATTTTTATGTTGGAAACGTTTGGTGGAAGCCGGGTGATTACAGGGGGACGGGAAGCAGCTGCCACTCTCTGGGAGCCCATAACTCCCAACAGCTGGGAACTGTCACTTATTTACGATGCCATTTCTGCCAGGAACGAGGGGGTGTTGGCTAGGCCTGCCTGAGCCTGACCATCAGACTAGGGCAGCAGCAGGGCCTCAGAGCCTGGCCCAGTGGCCCCTGTGAGGCTGGGAGTGGGGCGGGTCTGAGATCGGCCGGGAGGGTAGGTTCTTTCTACATGCTCTGGGCATCGCTGACGGCAGCGAGACTCGGCTGAGCTGCCGGCAGCCCTGACCTCTCCCCAGAGGCCCGGCTGGCCAAGCTGGAAGGGACGGGCAAGAGGCCAACCCAGGCGGGGATGAGGTGGCTGCCGGGCCCTGCGGGGTGGGGCTCtaccagcctggagcctgtctttcCCACGCCGGCGCGCCTGCCGGGCAGCCTGGGGCAGCTGCGACCCTGGAAAAAGGCAGGTAATGATGATCGTCCATAATGAGGCTGCTCCGATAATGAGCACGGGGCTATTATCCGACCACAGCCTGGACACATccgaaaataaattattttaaggatCCATTAACGAATGCCTAATTAATGCCCAATTAGAGGGAAGCTACAGAGGAAATGCTCGGGACAGTCGAGAGGCGAGGCCTGGTTTGCAGCCACAGCCTGGGAGTttaggtggggagagaggagaggccagaAGGTGGACCTGATGGGGGGCAGCAGCTAGctcctggtgggggggggtgggggggctgcagAGCCTGGCCACCCTGATGCCTCCCCCAGTCCACACACATGGGTCCTCTTAGTACATCCTCACGGCGCTGGAGGGGACAACTAGTATTATttagaaactgaggcccagagagttgtCACGTATTTGAGGATGCGGGAGGCATGGTAAATGAGACCTCTTTTGAGATGAACTTTGGTATCGTGCATGCATGCTTGCCTTGTTATTGAGAATAAATACAGAGACTCCTCAGGCCTCCGTATGTTTACTTTGCTAGACCCGGAGTCTGCCCCACTATCTGTTCATGTGGATAACAGCGAGTGAGTGACAGAGCTGGAACAGGAACCAGAGGCTGACTTCTGTGGCCTGGGGttgtgacccccaccccccaccccccgcagggCTGACAGAGCCTGAGGGGGCAGGACTAAGGATGGCGGGCAGCCCAGGCTGGGGAATAGAACCCCCAGTACAGGTGCAGGGCCCCAGTGTTATCTCACGCCAGGTGCGGGCCTGGCTTGGGCTTgagccctgccttcctcccatCTGGAGCCTCCCCCAGGGGACTGCCGTCCCAGACTGCCGAGTTCGGCGCAGGCCAGGACAGAGCCTGGCCTGGGAGGGTGGCACACCCACCAGCCCCGCACCCCGTCTGTCCCCCGCGTCCCCCGGCCGACCCTGACCTggctgtgctctgtctccccgCCAGGGTGCTGTGTGGaactgttgctgctgctgctagcCGGGGAGCTGCCCCTGGGCGGCGGCTGCCCGCGGGACTGCGTGTGCTACCCGGCACCCATGACGGTCAGCTGCCAGGCGCACAACTTTGCCGCCATCCCCGAGGGCATCCCGGAGGATAGCGAACGCATCTTCCTGCAGAACAATCGCATCACCCTCCTCCAGCAGGGCCACTTCAGCCCCGCTATGGTCACCCTGTGGATCTACTCCAACAACATCACCTACATTGACCCCAACACCTTCGAGGGCTTCGTGCACCTGGAGGAGCTGGACCTTGGCGACAACCGGCAGCTGCGGACGCTGGCCCCGGAGACCTTCCAGGGCCTGGTGAAGCTCCACGCCCTCTACCTCTATAAGTGCGGGCTCAGTGCCCTGCCGGCAGGCATATTCAGTGGCCTGCACAGCCTGCAGTACCTCTACCTGCAGGACAATCACATCGAGTACCTCCAGGACGACATCTTTGTGGACCTGGTCAACCTCAGCCACCTGTTTCTCCATGGCAACAAGCTGTGGAGCCTGGGCCAGGACACCTTCCGGGGGCTGGTGAACCTGGACCGGCTCCTGCTGCACGAGAACCAGCTGCGGTGGGTCCACCACAAGGCTTTCCACGACCTCCGCAGGCTGACCACCCTCTTCCTCTTCAACAACAGTCTCTCCGAGCTGCAGGGCGACTGCTTGGCGCCCCTGGCCGCCCTGGAGTTCCTCCGCCTCAACGGGAATGCTTGGGACTGCGGCTGCCGGGCGCACTCCCTGTGGGAATGGCTGCGGAGGTTCCGCGGTTCCAGCTCTGCTGTCCCCTGTGTGTCCCCCGAGTCACGGCGAGGCCAGGACCTGAAGCTGCTGAGGGCCGAGGACTTCCGGAACTGCACGGGGCCGGCGTCCCCGCACCAGATCAAGTCGCACACGCTCACCACCACCGACAGGGCCGCCCGCAAGGAACACTACCCGCCCCACGGCCCCGCCAGGGACAAGGGCCACCCGCACGGCCATCTGCCGGGCTCCCGGCCGGGCTACAGGAAGCCCGGCAAGAACTGCACCAGCCACAGGAATCGCAACCAGGTGTCCAAGGCGGGCGCCGGGAAGCAGACCCCCGAGCTGCAGGACTACGCCCCCGACTACCAGCACAAGTTCAGCTTTGACATCATGCCCACGGCGCGGCCCAAGCGGAAGGGCAAGTGTGCCCGCAGGACCCCCATCCGTGCCCCCAGCGGGGTGCAGCAGGCCTCCTCGGGCCGTGCCCTGGGAGCCTCGCTCCTGGCCTGGATACTGGGGCTGGTGGTCACTCTCCGCTGAGGACCTGCggccccagcacccagcactgcCAATGTCCACCAAGgaacagaatttcttttcttttttttaacaagcgGAGGATCTGCTGGGTTTCAGGCAAAGGCTGGTAAAGCCTTTGGCTGCTGTCTGGGCCCTGCCCGGTGGATTATAAACCCACAGTGTACAGCCCCAAGTGGGAAGGGATTAGCGCATCACAC includes:
- the RTN4RL1 gene encoding reticulon-4 receptor-like 1; its protein translation is MLRKGCCVELLLLLLAGELPLGGGCPRDCVCYPAPMTVSCQAHNFAAIPEGIPEDSERIFLQNNRITLLQQGHFSPAMVTLWIYSNNITYIDPNTFEGFVHLEELDLGDNRQLRTLAPETFQGLVKLHALYLYKCGLSALPAGIFSGLHSLQYLYLQDNHIEYLQDDIFVDLVNLSHLFLHGNKLWSLGQDTFRGLVNLDRLLLHENQLRWVHHKAFHDLRRLTTLFLFNNSLSELQGDCLAPLAALEFLRLNGNAWDCGCRAHSLWEWLRRFRGSSSAVPCVSPESRRGQDLKLLRAEDFRNCTGPASPHQIKSHTLTTTDRAARKEHYPPHGPARDKGHPHGHLPGSRPGYRKPGKNCTSHRNRNQVSKAGAGKQTPELQDYAPDYQHKFSFDIMPTARPKRKGKCARRTPIRAPSGVQQASSGRALGASLLAWILGLVVTLR